A genomic window from Gossypium hirsutum isolate 1008001.06 chromosome D10, Gossypium_hirsutum_v2.1, whole genome shotgun sequence includes:
- the LOC121222579 gene encoding factor of DNA methylation 1-like, whose translation MINIRGNLHTPVAQKTEIIDKDDEKLKELRNEYSDTAYEAVSTALMEMNEYNASGRYAIPEVWNRKEGRSATMKEIVQYVIEQLKIHKRKRFS comes from the exons ATGATCAACATCCGAGGCAACTTGCATACACCGGTTGCTCAGAAAACC GAAATAATAGACAAGGATGATGAGAAGCTGAAGGAGTTGAGAAATGAATATAGTGACACGGCGTACGAGGCTGTCAGCACCGCACTGATGGAAATGAACGAATATAATGCCAGCGGAAGGTATGCGATCCCGGAAGTTTGGAACAGAAAGGAGGGAAGGAGCGCTACCATGAAAGAAATCGTTCAGTACGTAATCGAGCAACTGAAGATTCACAAGCGTAAGCGATTTTCTTAA